The following coding sequences are from one Lolium rigidum isolate FL_2022 chromosome 6, APGP_CSIRO_Lrig_0.1, whole genome shotgun sequence window:
- the LOC124659911 gene encoding homeobox protein HAZ1-like: protein MDKTPVLGLPHDNGRVPNDSTSAPSKGKRGRKGSQSTESKSYPLRSAHSSARVLRSTSKTESKTPNEPVSPLRSAHSSARVLRSTPEKKRKTPKKPVKPLKSARSGARALRSTSKKNSKAPNEPVNDNTAVQPTAKKRKRGRPSSAESPKNENQCIKIRQRVRYVLNRMNYEQSLIQAYASEGWKGQSSEKIRPEKELERAKAEILRCKLRIREAFRNMDSLLSEGKIDESLFDSEGEISSEDIFCAICGSKHVTLKNDIILCDGACDRGFHQKCLNPPLLAEDFPPEDEGWLCPACNCKLDCIDVLNELQGSTLDIHDSWEKVFPESASLANGAKQIGSADLPSDDSEDNDYDPTLAEGNMVDENKSSAEDGDEGSDSDDLDFMTSSDDSEPSTKKSSKSKKKTTVDDLGLPSEDSEDDDFDPEGPDSSEDQKTKTNSEESDFTSDSDDFCAEISKSCGKDEVPAPPFSDQTDGVEIMEAELEQDLVLPASSRRQVGRLDYKTLYDEAYGKETSDPSDEEEWSGKENLEDSDSDSLDGSHRPAKTCSSKRARGRQRNVEHTPRSEERTEVLHSNGSSSMGRKGHGPIVRQKLKAHIEKDPYPSRSTKESLAQELGLTLHQVTKWFASTRHYSRVVASKKEKHPENHTAENNDRMAEDRQVEPNGRVLKDPTVDGNGNVSEDRMVQDNLREGKKEDASFRQDISFEQMGVTPTVSQNRTTNSREVGSPNRVPRGDQYNGNSRNAENTPSRQDVGLNQTVPLTPSVNQKFTPDTSSVGSPGVSVGKKRRGRPRKVGSPRGRSAEKSIPGLEHVDEARRKAILRELRKMKTGR from the exons ATGGATAAAACACCTGTTCTTGGTCTTCCTCACGACAATGGCAGAGTTCCAAATGATTCAACCTCTGCTCCTAGCAAGGGGAAAAGAGGAAGGAAAGGGTCCCAAAGTACAGAAAGTAAAAGTTATCCCTTGAGATCTGCACATAGTAGTGCCAGGGTGCTTCGGTCTACCTCAAAAACTGAGAGTAAGACACCTAATGAGCCAGTCAGTCCCTTGAGATCTGCACATAGTAGTGCCAGGGTGCTTCGTTCTACCCCAGAAAAAAAGAGGAAAACACCTAAGAAGCCAGTAAAGCCGCTGAAATCTGCACGTAGTGGTGCCAGGGCGCTTCGCTCTACTTCAAAGAAGAACAGTAAGGCACCCAATGAGCCAGTAAATGATAATACTGCTGTTCAGCCAACTGCCAAGAAAAGGAAAAGAGGCAGGCCCTCGAGTGCAGAAAGTCCCAAGAATGAGAATCAGTGCATCAAAATTCGTCAGCGAGTTAGATACGTTTTGAATCGGATGAACTATGAACAAAGTTTGATTCAAGCTTATGCTAGTGAAGGATGGAAAGGTCAAAG ttCGGAAAAAATAAGACCTGAGAAGGAGCTTGAACGAGCCAAGGCGGAAATCTTGCGATGCAAGTTACGAATTCGGGAAGCTTTTCGTAATATGGATTCTCTACTGTCTGAGGGGAAGATCGATGAATCTTTATTTGATTCCGAGGGAGAAATATCTAGTGAAGAT ATTTTCTGTGCTATATGTGGTTCGAAGCATGTTACATTGAAAAATGATATCATTCTTTGCGATGGAGCCTGTGATAGAGGGTTCCACCAGAAGTGTTTAAACCCTCCTTTACTAGCAGAAGACT TTCCTCCGGAGGATGAAGGATGGCTTTGCCCTGCATGTAATTGCAAGTTAGATTGTATAGATGTACTAAATGAACTCCAAGGGAGCACACTTGATATTCATGACTCATGGGAG AAAGTTTTCCCTGAGTCAGCTTCGCTTGCGAATGGTGCAAAGCAAATTGGTTCAGCTGATCTTCCATCGGATGATTCAGAGGACAATGATTATGACCCTACTTTAGCTGAAGGCAACATGGTAGATGAAAACAAGTCTTCTGCAGAGGATGGGGATGAAGGATCAGATTCTGATGACTTGGATTTTATGACATCGTCTGATGATTCTGAACCTTCGACGAAGAAAAGCTCTAAATCAAAGAAGAAAACTACAGTGGATGATCTTGGGTTGCCTTCTGAGGACTCGGAGGATGATGACTTTGATCCAGAAGGTCCAGATTCCAGCGAGGACCAAAAGACTAAAACAAACTCAGAGGAGTCGGACTTCACATCTGATTCAGATGATTTCTGTGCTGAAATTTCTAAATCTTGTGGCAAGGATGAAGTTCCGGCACCCCCATTTTCAGATCAGACTGATGGAGTGGAAATTATGGAGGCAGAGCTAGAGCAAGACTTGGTGCTGCCGGCTTCAAGTAGGCGACAAGTTGGACGTTTGGATTACAAAACGCTTTATGAT GAGGCTTATGGAAAAGAAACCTCTGATCCAAGTGATGAAGAAGAGTGGTCTGGAAAAGAGAATTTAGAAGACAGTGATTCAGATTCACTTGATGGGTCACATCGGCCTGCCAAAACATGCTCTTCTAAAAGAGCACGAGGCAGACAGCGGAATGTTGAACATACTCCAAGGAGTGAAGAGCGCACTGAAGTGCTTCACTCTAATGGTAGCAGTAGCATGGGCCGTAAAGGACATGGTCCTATTGTTCGTCAG AAGCTTAAGGCGCATATCGAGAAAGATCCTTATCCTAGTCGCTCAACAAAAGAAAGTCTCGCACAAGAGCTAGGCCTGACACTCCATCAG GTGACTAAATGGTTTGCCAGCACTCGTCATTACTCTAGAGTTGTTGCTTCCAAAAAGGAGAAGCATCCAGAAAACCATACTGCTGAGAATAACGATAGAATGGCTGAAGATCGACAGGTAGAACCCAATGGCAGGGTATTGAAAGATCCAACTGTAGATGGAAATGGTAATGTTTCTGAGGACAGGATGGTACAAGATAATCTTCGTGAAGGTAAGAAAGAAGATGCTTCATTCAGACAAGATATCAGCTTTGAGCAGATGGGTGTGACTCCCACTGTTAGCCAAAACCGCACTACCAACTCAAGAGAAGTTGGCTCGCCAAATCGTGTGCCTAGAGGAGACCAGTATAATGGTAACTCGAGAAATGCAGAAAATACACCGTCCAGACAAGATGTTGGCTTGAATCAGACGGTGCCTCTCACACCTTCTGTGAACCAGAAATTCACTCCTGACACAAGCAGTGTCGGCTCACCTGGTGTGTCTGTAGGAAAGAAGCGACGTGGCAGGCCAAGGAAAGTGGGAAGCCCAAGAGGTAGGTCTGCTGAGAAAAGCATTCCTGGGCTAGAACATGTAGACGAGGCAAGGAGGAAGGCAATACTGAGGGAgctgaggaagatgaagacgggCAGGTGA
- the LOC124660202 gene encoding early nodulin-like protein 1, whose product MAESKKLLVLIFAAMVSSLEAYVFYAGGHDGWVVDPAESYNHWAERNRFQINDTIVFANGEGADPVLLVTEPDFDACNTGNPVRRLEDGSGRSEFRFDRSGAFFFISGDEDRCQKGKKLYIIVMAARPTRPALAPAPGSPPPLWASAPEYGQAPGMSVGDEALSRSSSLEAPPPTAGAARLDAVITGAVLGVLGALML is encoded by the exons ATGGCGGAGTCCAAGAAGCTGCTCGTTCTGATCTTTGCGGCCATGGTTTCTTCGTTGGAGGCGTACGTCTTCTACGCCGGCGGCCACGACGGCTGGGTCGTCGACCCCGCCGAGAGCTACAACCACTGGGCCGAGCGCAACCGGTTCCAGATCAACGACACCATCG TGTTCGCGAACGGCGAGGGCGCGGACCCTGTGCTGCTGGTGACGGAGCCGGACTTCGACGCGTGCAACACGGGCAACCCGGTCCGCCGGCTAGAAGACGGCAGCGGCCGCTCGGAGTTCCGGTTCGACCGGTCCGGcgccttcttcttcatcagcggCGACGAGGACCGGTGCCAGAAGGGCAAGAAGCTGTACATCATCGTGATGGCGGCCCGACCCACGAGGCCGGCGCTGGCACCGGCGCccggatcgccgccgccgctgtgggCATCGGCGCCAGAGTACGGGCAGGCTCCGGGCATGAGCGTTGGCGACGAGGCGTTGTCGCGCAGCAGCTCGCTGGAGGCGCCACCGCCGACGGCGGGCGCGGCACGGCTGGACGCAGTCATCACCGGCGCTGTTTTGGGGGTTTTAGGGGCTTTGATGCTCTGA
- the LOC124663090 gene encoding uncharacterized protein LOC124663090: protein MRSPPCQSYPLQRSRRSAKQMAGATHRTSKPAQPPHAARRLSLRLATPLASLALLLFAAAGVLLYSKTTPASQLVTRSNESGTTASPALSSPTVEAIGGARAIWELPAAPARAVLFVAHGCRCRPENFWPPSPRCPGCVGLPEDVAITAGALRRGFAVLAVASAGECWSLGREVGSAKRAIQSWTAKNGLGDLPVAALGASSGGYFVSRLAAEMSFAAVVIMISEGAFGPAGAPTGYPPAMFLHMPKDRRRVALLERNMKMLRSSGVEVRELRSLELPLTPTLLSDRIPGLDHGLSERIWKVFSEKGFIDERGYMRKDGRATPWKDAVAKRGFWEEVSRWAEHIQEELNLAYGYHEMTSLQADEMFNWIEEHLT from the coding sequence ATGCGATCTCCCCCATGCCAGTCGTATCCGCTCCAAAGAAGCAGGCGCTCGGCGAAGCAGATGGCCGGCGCTACTCACCGGACGAGCAAGCCGGCGCAGCCACCGCACGCCGCGAGGCGACTATCTCTGCGCCTGGCCACCCCCCTCGCGTCCCTGGCCCTCCTCCtattcgccgccgccggcgtgctcCTCTACTCCAAAACCACCCCGGCATCCCAACTCGTCACCCGCTCCAACGAATCTGGCACCACCGCGTCGCCGGCGCTCTCCTCCCCGACGGTGGAGGCCATAGGCGGCGCGCGCGCCATCTGGGAGCTCCCCGCGGCGCCGGCCAGGGCGGTCCTCTTCGTCGCgcacggctgccgctgccgcccggAGAACTTCTGGCCGCCGTCCCCGCGCTGCCCCGGGTGCGTCGGGCTGCCGGAGGACGTCGCCATCACGGCCGGCGCGCTGCGGAGGGGGTTCGCGGTGCTGGCCGTGGCGAGCGCCGGGGAGTGCTGGTCGCTGGGGCGGGAGGTGGGCAGCGCCAAGCGGGCGATCCAGTCCTGGACCGCCAAGAACGGCCTCGGAGACCTGCCGGTGGCCGCTCTCGGCGCGTCTTCCGGTGGGTACTTCGTCTCCCGGCTCGCGGCCGAGATGAGCTTCGCCGCCGTCGTGATTATGATCTCCGAGGGCGCGTTTGGGCCGGCGGGAGCGCCAACGGGTTATCCGCCGGCCATGTTCCTTCACATGCCCAAGGACCGTAGGAGAGTCGCATTGCTGGAGAGGAATATGAAGATGCTGAGGAGCAGTGGCGTTGAGGTGAGGGAGCTCCGGAGCCTGGAGCTTCCTCTGACGCCGACTCTACTCTCCGATAGAATACCAGGGCTCGACCATGGGTTGTCGGAAAGGATTTGGAAGGTTTTCAGCGAGAAAGGGTTCATTGATGAGAGAGGGTACATGAGGAAGGATGGCCGAGCAACGCCATGGAAGGATGCAGTGGCGAAGAGGGGGTTCTGGGAGGAGGTTTCCCGGTGGGCTGAGCACATCCAGGAGGAGCTGAATCTTGCTTATGGATACCATGAGATGACTAGCTTGCAAGCCGACGAGATGTTCAATTGGATTGAGGAGCACCTGACCTGA
- the LOC124666993 gene encoding dynamin-related protein 5A, with the protein MATNALLSPAAGRTPNPKATPSPSARRAGPAPDAATAAAAAATSDTKARFEAYNRLQAAAVAFGEKLPIPEIVAIGGQSDGKSSLLEALLGFRFNVREVEMGTRRPLVLQMVHDPAALEPRCRFQEEDSEEYGHPMVLSSAIADLIKQRTESHLRAIQAAVSAKPIVMRAEYAHCPNLTIIDTPGFVLKSKKGEPERTPQEILSMVKTLASPPHRLILFLQQSSVEWCSSLWLDAIREIDPSFRRTMIVISKFDNRLKEFTEKWEVDSYLSASGYLGDNIHPFFVALPKDRGTVSNEEFRRQICQVDIDVLKHLRDGVKGGFNEEKYGPYIGFSRLRKYLESELQKRYKEAAPATLALLEQRCSDVSMDLSRLDSKLQATSDVSQLRRSAMLHAASICTHLRALLDGAADPAPELWGKTTEEEQMHSGLGSWPGISVPVKPPNSTLKLYGGAAFERVMHEFRCATYSMECPQVSREKVANILLAHAGRGGSSGVTEAAAEIARAAARSWLAPLTETACDRLAFVLQSLFDLAMERSRNDDSKSDQNVENMDGYVGFLAALRCSYYKFVKDLSKQCKQIVRHHLDSVTSPYSHICYESDFLGGAGSVANTLHRFNQFNGVASFDLSDSGSALEEGQENLPPKDQQHMTPPAKANESRDILRESQLTVPETPSPDLPGDMHGGKKKDNGNMNDGGARKRHARMAAYANRNHHNNVTVGADDLVSKSGSSYSSICSISAQYFSKMREVLIERNVPSALNSGFLTPCRERLFLALGFELFAVNDDKFMDMFVSPGAVDSIQNERQSLLKRQKILLSCLNEFKNISRTL; encoded by the exons ATGGCGACCAACGCGCTCCTGTCTCCGGCGGCGGGCAGGACGCCGAACCCCAAGGCCACGCCGTCCCCGTCCGCGCGCCGCGCCGGCCCCGCCCCGGACGcggccacggccgccgccgccgccgcgacctcGGACACCAAGGCGCGGTTCGAGGCCTACAACCGGctgcaggcggcggcggtggcgttcGGGGAGAAGCTCCCGATTCCGGAGATAGTGGCCATCGGGGGCCAGTCGGACGGCAAGAGCTCGCTCCTCGAGGCCCTCCTCGGCTTCCGCTTCAACGTCCGGGAGGTCGAGATGGGCACCCGCCGCCCCCTCGTCCTCCAGATGGTCCACGACCCCGCCGCCCTCGAGCCCCGCTGCCGCTTCCAG GAGGAGGACTCGGAGGAGTACGGCCACCCGATGGTCCTGTCCTCGGCCATCGCCGACCTCATCAAGCAGCGCACCGAGTCGCACCTCCGGGCCATCCAGGCCGCCGTCTCGGCCAAGCCCATCGTCATGAGGGCCGAGTACGCCCACTGCCCCAACCTCACCATCATCGACACCCCAGGCTTCGTGCTTAAG TCTAAGAAAGGCGAGCCGGAGAGGACGCCTCAGGAGATCCTGTCGATGGTGAAGACGCTAGCCAGCCCGCCCCACCGCCTCATCCTGTTCCTCCAGCAGAGCAGCGTCGAGTGGTGCTCCTCGCTCTGGCTGGATGCAATCAGGGAGATCGATCCCAGTTTTAGGCGCACCATGATAGTCATCTCCAAGTTCGACAACCGACTCAAG GAATTTACTGAAAAATGGGAGGTCGATAGCTACTTGAGTGCCAGCGGTTACCTTGGTGACAACATCCACCCGTTCTTTGTGGCTCTTCCGAAGGACCGAGGAACGGTCTCCAATGAGGAGTTCCGGCGGCAAATATGTCAGGTAGATATCGATGTGTTGAAGCACTTGCGTGATGGCGTGAAAGGGGGTTTCAATGAAGAGAAATATGGCCCGTACATCGGGTTCAGTCGCCTCAGGAAGTACCTGGAATCTGAGCTTCAGAAGAGGTACAAAGAAGCTGCTCCAGCCACCCTGGCATTGCTAGAGCAGAGATGCAGTGATGTCTCGATGGACCTATCCAGACTGGACTCCAAGCTGCAAGCTACCTCTGATGTCTCTCAGCTGAGGAGATCAGCTATGCTGCATGCTGCTTCTATTTGCACTCATTTG CGTGCATTACTTGATGGAGCAGCTGATCCAGCCCCAGAGCTATGGGGGAAAACTACCGAAGAGGAACAAATGCACAGTGGTCTTGGCAGCTGGCCTGGCATCAGCGTTCCTGTAAAACCTCCCAACTCCACTCTTAAGCTGTATGGCGGTGCAGCTTTTGAGAGGGTAATGCATGAATTCCGTTGTGCAACATACTCGATGGAGTGCCCGCAAGTGTCAAGGGAGAAG GTTGCAAACATATTACTTGCCCATGCTGGAAGAGGTGGGAGCAGTGGGGTGACTGAGGCAGCCGCTGAGATAGCACGTGCAGCTGCACGATCGTGGCTTGCTCCTCTCACAGAAACTGCGTGTGATCGGCTTGCATTTGTCCTGCAAAGCCTCTTCgaccttgcaatggagcgcagcCGCAATGATGATTCAAAAT CAgatcaaaatgttgaaaatatggatggatatgttgGCTTCCTTGCTGCTTTACGGTGCTCCTATTATAAGTTCGTCAAGGATTTGTCCAAGCAATGCAAACAGATAGTACGCCACCACCTTGATTCAGTTACGAGCCCCTACTCCCATATTTGTTACGAGAGCGACTTTCTTGGTGGTGCTGGGTCTGTAGCAAACACCCTTCACAGGTTTAACCAGTTCAATGGAGTTGCATCGTTTGACCTATCAGACAGTGGATCTGCACTAGAGGAAGGCCAGGAGAATCTACCACCAAAAGATCAGCAGCATATGACACCACCTGCTAAAGCAAATGAGTCGAGGGACATTCTGAGAGAAAGCCAGCTGACAGTTCCCGAGACGCCTTCTCCTGATCTGCCAGGTGATATGCATGGTGGTAAGAAGAAAGACAACGGAAACATGAATGATGGGGGTGCAAGGAAAAGACATGCAAGGATGGCAGCATATGCAAATAGGAATCACCATAACAATGTGACTGTTGGTGCCGATGATCTGGTCTCAAAATCAGGGTCATCGTATTCCAGTATATGCTCAATATCTGCTCAATATTTTTCCAAAATGCGTGAAGTCCTGATTGAAAGGAATGTTCCCTCTGCGTTGAACTCTGGATTCTTAACACCATG CCGTGAAAGGTTGTTTCTAGCGCTTGGATTTGAGCTGTTTGCTGTAAATGACGACAAGTTCATGGACATGTTCGTGTCTCCTGGCGCAGTTGATTCCATCCAGAACGAGCGCCAGTCTCTGTTGAAGCGTCAAAAGATTTTGCTGTCCTGTTTGAATGAGTTCAAGAACATCTCGCGGACTCTGTAA